GTGGTGAGACAATGGAAATGCAAGTCTATATTGCCAATTTAGGCAAATACAATGAGGGTGAACTCGTCGGTGCTTGGTTCACCCCTCCTATTGATTTTGAAGATATGAAAGAACGTATTGGTTTGAATGATGAATACGAAGAATATGCCATACATGATTATGAAGCACCCTTTGATATTGGTGAATATACCTCAATTGATGAAATCAACCGCTTATATGAAATGGTGGAAGAAATCGAGGGTTCGCCAATTTATGATGAACTCAAAGAGATTCAAGGCATGTGGTTTAATTCCTTAGAAGAATTATTGGAAAACAAAGACGATATTATCTGTTATAGCGATTGTGATTCTATGGAAGATGTGGCTTATGGATATGTAGAAGAGGGACATTTTGTTGAAATACCAGAACGGCTTTGGATTTATCTTGATTACAAAGCTATTGCAAGAGACTTAGAGATAAATGGAAATTTTCTGGTAACCTCTCATGGTGTATTTGAATATGTCAATTAGCCATTGTATATTACTATTAGAATTCATTGTGTCTTTCTTGAAAATGTAAGATAATAAAAGTGTGTTAAATTCTTTATGCGGGAAGACATAGTAGTAAACGGGTAGAATTGGAGGATAGCTTATGACACGTATTAACTTACTTCAAAATAAAATTATTGAACTTGAAGGTGGAGCTTTTCAAGGACTTTGTGATGCGTATCTTTATAAAAAGTATCAACTAAAAAATATTCATTCACTCGGATCTCAAGAAGGAACCAATAAAACAACGATTGGCGTACCAGATAGTTATGTTCATCATGAAGATGGTACTTACACTTTTATAATGTATGGACATCAAAAATCTTATAAAAGTAAAATCGAAGAAGATATTAAAAATTGTCTAAATGGAAATGTTAAAATGGTGCCGTATGTTGATATTAAAAGAATAATAATTTGTCATACGTCAACAAACATTACGACTATAGAAGATAAAAAATTCCGACAACTAGGTGGAGATGTCAAAGTTGAGCTGATTGGATTAGATACAATCGTTCAAGATTTGAATACTCCAACTTATCAAGCGATTGCCAAAGACTTTCTTAATATAAAGATTGATTCAGGACAAATTTTTTCTATTAGTGATTTTGTAAAATCTTATGATAAAGGGGGGATGTCAGCACCACTTGATATTGAGTTTAAATTTCGCGAGAATGATTTTACAGAACTAGTGAATCAAATTAAAAAAAATGACTCAGTTTTAGTTAGTGGTGCTTCTGGTGTAGGTAAGACTAGATTAGTACTTGAAGTTTGTAGAAGTTTTGA
The DNA window shown above is from Enterococcus sp. 12C11_DIV0727 and carries:
- a CDS encoding antirestriction protein ArdA encodes the protein MEMQVYIANLGKYNEGELVGAWFTPPIDFEDMKERIGLNDEYEEYAIHDYEAPFDIGEYTSIDEINRLYEMVEEIEGSPIYDELKEIQGMWFNSLEELLENKDDIICYSDCDSMEDVAYGYVEEGHFVEIPERLWIYLDYKAIARDLEINGNFLVTSHGVFEYVN